The sequence below is a genomic window from Salvelinus fontinalis isolate EN_2023a chromosome 19, ASM2944872v1, whole genome shotgun sequence.
GACCTAAGCATCGCCAGAAAGGATGTAGTATTCTTGCTGGATGGTTCTGATGGCACTAGGAATGGCTTCCCAGAAATGCGTGACTTTGTTCAAAGAGTAGTGGAGAAACTCACTGTAGGGGAGAACAGAGATCGAGTCTCTGTGGTACAGTATAGCAGAGAACCAGAGGCCCACTTCTATCTGAACACTTACACAAGAAAAGAAGAGGTTGTTGACACCGTAAGAGGGCTGAAGCACAAAGGAGGGAGACCCCTCAACACTGGAGCAGCTCTCCAGTATGTCAGGGACTACGTCTTTACTGCCTCCTCTGGAAGTAGGCgccttgaaagtgttccacagattCTGATACTGCTAAATGGTGGAAGGTCCTTTGACAATGTAGATAAACCAGCTTCTGCTCTCAAGGAGCTTGGTGTCTTGGTGTTTGGAATTGGAACAAGGAGCTCTGATAGCAGAGAATTACAGAAGATATCCTATGACCCCAGTTATGCTCTCTCCGTGTCTGAATTTACTGACCTCCCCAACATCCAACCGCAGCTTCTTTCTGCCATGAACACTGCCATTATACAGGACACAGCCATGACACCAACACTAATACCAACAATAGTAGGTAAGAAAAATATGGTTTTGATCTGTTCCAGTTCATCTTTTACATTAGGATAGAGTAGTTGATAGCTTAGAACACTTGTGTAGATTCCCCTGAGGCCTTTCATGTGGTTTCATTTCATACCTCTGTACCAATGTTCCCAATGATATAGCTCAGGCCAATGCACAAATTGTCACTTTCTTTGAATAGTTGTTTGTGATAAGTGAAAGGGATGACTTTCATGTGACAGAAGCAGCTTTGTCCTGTTTTCCCTTACCTATGCCACATGTAATATGACTCTTTATCTGAACCTTCACATTCCCTAGTTGAGAGTCAGGCTCCCAGGAGGGATGTTGTGTTCTTGCTGGATGGATCTGATGGCACTAGGAGTGGATTCCCAGCCATGCGTGACTTTGTTCAAAGAGTGGTGGAGACACTCAGTGTGGATGAGAACAAAGATCGCGTTGCGGTGGTCCAGTACAGTAGAGATCCAGCCGCCCAATTCTACCTGAACACATACACAACAAAGGGAGAGATTCTCAACACTGTAAGAGGTCTGAGACACAAAGGCGGGAGACCTCTCAACACTGGAGCAGCTCTCCAGTACGTGAGGGACAATGTCTTCACTGCCTCCTCCGGAAGCAGACGCTTGGAAGGCGTTCCACAGCTACTGATTCTGTTGAGTGATGGAAGGTCCGTTGACAATGTTGACACGCCAGCTTCTGCTCTGAAGGAGCTTGGGGTTTTGGTCTTTGGAATTGGAACAAGGAGCTCTGATAGCAGAGAATTGCAGAGGATATCACATGATCCCAGTTacgctctgtctgtctcagacTTTACTGACCTTCCGAGCATCCAGCAGCAACTTCTGTCCTCGGTGGAGGCAGTGGTTATTGATGTTACTCCAGAATCACCAACAGTTTTAGGTATGTGTTATCACTGTGAATGAAGAGTCAGGATGTGTTAACAAAATGGCCGCTGAGTCTTAGAAACGACTATATCATTTGGCCAAAAACACCACATTTGATCAGTTTGATTGACATAATCTATTTATTTTCTCAGTTGATCATGACACCGCCAGAAAGGATGTGGTATtccttctggatggttctgatGGCACAAGGAATGGATTCCCAGCAATGCGTGATTTTGTTCAGAGAGTAGTAGAGAAACTCAATGTGGGAGGAGACAAAGACCGCGTTTCTGTGGTCCAGTACGGTAGAGATCAAGAAGTGAATTTCTATCTGAACACATACACCACGAAGGGCGACATTCTTGACATCGTCAGAGGTCTGAGGCACAGAGGAGGTAgacccctcaacactggggcagcCCTCCAGTATGTAAGGGACAACGTCTTTACTGCCTCCTCGGGAAGCAGAAGCCAAGAGGGTGTCCCTCAGATGCTGATACTGCTGAGTGGCGGGAGGTCCAATGATAATGTTGATATACCAGTTTCTGCCCTGAAAGAGAGTGGGGTCTTGATCTTTGCCATTGGAAACAGAAATTCTAGCAAAGAGGTTCAAAGGATTGCCTCTGACCCCAGTTATTCCCAGTCTGTTTCTGAATTCTCTGATCTCCCCAGCGTCCAGGATAAGTTTTTCTCCTCACTCATTACTGTACACGTTGGCGCCACACCCATTTCCCCAACAGTCATAGGTAAGACCGGATGCATTATCTAGGAAAACTAAAGCAACAAACACATATTTCAGGTTTGATGAAGCAATGTTGACATACATTTTCTGTTTTGTTTCTGATACTCTTAGTGGACCTAAGCATCGCCAGAAAGGATGTAGTATTCTTGCTGGATGGTTCTGATGGCACTAGGAATGGCTTCCCAGAAATGCGTGACTTTGTTCAAAGAGTAGTGGAGAAACTCACTGTAGGGGAGAACAGAGATCGAGTCTCTGTGGTACAGTATAGCAGAGAACCAGAGGCCCACTTCTATCTGAACACTTACACAAGAAAAGAAGAGGTTGTTGACACCGTAAGAGGGCTGAAGCACAAAGGAGGGAGACCCCTCAACACTGGAGCAGCTCTCCAGTATGTCAGGGACTACGTCTTTACTGCCTCCTCTGGAAGTAGGCgccttgaaagtgttccacagattCTGATA
It includes:
- the LOC129816470 gene encoding collagen alpha-3(VI) chain-like; this encodes MRDFVQRVVEKLNVGGDKDRVSVVQYGRDQEVNFYLNTYTTKGDILDIVRGLRHRGGRPLNTGAALQYVRDNVFTASSGSRSQEGVPQMLILLSGGRSNDNVDIPVSALKESGVLIFAIGNRNSSKEVQRIASDPSYSQSVSEFSDLPSVQDKFFSSLITVHVGATPISPTVIVDLSIARKDVVFLLDGSDGTRNGFPEMRDFVQRVVEKLTVGENRDRVSVVQYSREPEAHFYLNTYTRKEEVVDTVRGLKHKGGRPLNTGAALQYVRDYVFTASSGSRRLESVPQILILLNGGRSFDNVDKPASALKELGVLVFGIGTRSSDSRELQKISYDPSYALSVSEFTDLPNIQPQLLSAMNTAIIQDTTMTPTLIPTIVGKKNMVLICSSSSFTLG